The following proteins are co-located in the Methylomonas sp. 11b genome:
- a CDS encoding STN domain-containing protein, with protein MKNSRDTGSVHPGQARMFKPKPIVALLLLGTVSLAAMAGDAAQAFNIPAQALDSALTELADQTNLRLLYPAELVGKLRSSPVSGQYTPEQAMQRMLQNSGLTVRKTADDTFTLEPAANAEPRTATTMPAVTVMGKAVYDSTDPYNPDYSLPNAATATKTDTPIMETPYSIQVVPKQVLEDTQAVRPGDALNYVSGIYQGTANSGDWLDWSRRRGFDNYPAGDYRNGAPFPLGGLGWPGFGQC; from the coding sequence ATGAAAAACTCACGCGATACCGGCAGCGTCCATCCCGGCCAGGCCCGTATGTTTAAACCCAAGCCTATTGTCGCATTATTACTGCTCGGCACGGTCAGCCTGGCCGCGATGGCCGGCGACGCTGCGCAAGCCTTCAACATCCCGGCGCAAGCCCTGGACAGCGCCCTGACCGAACTCGCCGACCAGACCAACCTGCGCCTGCTCTATCCGGCGGAACTCGTCGGCAAACTCCGCTCCAGCCCGGTGTCCGGCCAATACACCCCGGAGCAGGCCATGCAGCGGATGTTGCAGAATTCGGGCTTGACTGTGCGGAAAACGGCGGACGATACATTTACGCTGGAACCAGCAGCGAACGCCGAGCCGCGCACGGCTACGACGATGCCGGCGGTGACGGTGATGGGGAAGGCGGTTTATGATTCGACCGATCCTTACAACCCGGATTACAGCCTACCTAACGCGGCTACTGCCACCAAAACCGATACACCGATCATGGAAACGCCGTATTCGATTCAGGTCGTGCCGAAACAGGTTTTGGAAGACACGCAAGCTGTCCGTCCGGGCGACGCGCTGAATTATGTCAGCGGTATCTATCAAGGCACTGCAAATTCGGGTGATTGGCTGGACTGGTCAAGACGACGAGGTTTTGATAATTACCCCGCAGGCGATTATCGCAATGGTGCGCCATTTCCGTTGGGAGGGTTGGGGTGGCCGGGATTTGGCCAATGTTGA